The genomic interval AAACTGGAGAATACGAAGTACTGGGATTCTATTTAACAGTTAAAGAATCACATAATAGTTATAAGGAAGTATTAGAAGACCTTTATAGCAGGGGATTAAAGGAGCCATTATTGATTGTAGCAGATGGAATAAAGAACTTAGATGAGGAAGTAATGGAAATATATCCCAGATCAGAATTCCAGCTATGTACAATACACTATACCAGGGGATTAAAATCCAATGTAAGGGAGAGAGATATTGAGGAAATATCTATAGACGCAAATAAAATGTTTAAATGTGACAGTAAAGAAGAGGGTATAATAAAATTCAATGACTTTAAATATAAATGGGAGAGTAAGTATCCTAAGGTAATATACAATACTGAAAAGAATCTGGGAAAGCTATTAAGGTTCTATAATTATCCTTCCAGTATATGGAGATCATTGAAATCTACCAATGCTATAGAACGGTTAAATGGAGAGGTAAGGAGAAGGGTAAAAACAATATCATCATTCCCTGATGAGGATTCAGCAATGAAGGTATTCTATTATAAGTCAATAGAATACAATTCAAAGCATGCATTCAGGAAGATGAACGGATACTATAAATGCAAGGATGAAATAAAGGAAATGTTCAATAAGCGGTATCCTTTATAAATACACAAAATTATGGACACAATCTCTGAGATCAAGTCATTTGGTTTAATTTTTATAATTTTATTGCGATTTTGGGCATTTGAGTCATAATACTCTTCAATATTATCATTCTCACCTTTTATTGGAACTCTATCATAATTCTGAGTCTTATTGATTTGTATTGCATTTTTTTCACTTTGGGCTATTATTATAGGATTAGAAATATCTACTATCTTAAACATTTCATTAATTCTGGACAATAGATAATCAGATTCAATTTTATTTTTTGTCATTTCATATTCGCCTTTGTCTTATTATAAACATTAAACGTTTTTACTTTTTTAATTTTTCCGTTGTTGATCAGATAATATTCTATTTTAACATTCATCACAGCGTTTTATGTTACCATAAACTCTCGTGTTATCAACGAATTCAATAATTAAATAACAGGAAAGTGTGCCACTTCTGAGTATCAGGACAATAA from Ferroplasma acidiphilum carries:
- a CDS encoding IS256 family transposase, whose translation is MENTDINISALENVDIDRILKEAIKEKIEKLMETELNAYLEENPGIKNGKYKRDLKTKYGEIKQLNIPRDRDSNFHTKVIEPYNRSIGIEDLIVSMYSNGISTRRIAGIMEDILGNKYSKSTISRITDLTIEEVYKFVNRPLDKRYIAIFLDGLFFYLRRGNVDKEPVIFALGIKETGEYEVLGFYLTVKESHNSYKEVLEDLYSRGLKEPLLIVADGIKNLDEEVMEIYPRSEFQLCTIHYTRGLKSNVRERDIEEISIDANKMFKCDSKEEGIIKFNDFKYKWESKYPKVIYNTEKNLGKLLRFYNYPSSIWRSLKSTNAIERLNGEVRRRVKTISSFPDEDSAMKVFYYKSIEYNSKHAFRKMNGYYKCKDEIKEMFNKRYPL